Part of the Scrofimicrobium sp. R131 genome is shown below.
CGTCACCCACCGGTCGACCTCAAGGTGGGCTCGCAGCGCCTCCGCGTCGGCGATGATCTGATCCTGCAAGAACAGGCTCAGGTGGTCGGCCAGGGCCCGGTCTGAGGCCGGCAGGACCGCGTCCTGCGAGGACTGTCCAGTTCCGCGCTGGTCCAGCAACACCACCCGGTAGTCCGCCAGCGCCTCCCCGATCCAACCGGTGGCGAAGTCCCCCGGGCGGGGGCCGGCCCCTCCCGGACCGCCCTGCAGAAAGAGGAGCGGAGGGAGCTTTTCCCCACCCGGGCGCGTCACCTCGCGGGCGAACAGTTCGATCTGCTCCCCGTGGGGTTCACGGTGGCTGAGGGGGACGGTCAGACGGTGTTCGCGGACCTGGTGTCCGTGCTGTGTGTAGTTCATGATTCCTTCTGCAGGGGTCGAGCTGAGGGAACAGCCAGCATGGCCAGAACCGAAACCAGGCTCACCAGGAGCAGTCCTCGCAGGATCCCAAAATGATCACCCAGGAACCCGAGGACCGGCGGGCCGGCCAGGAAGGCCATATAGCCAATAGTAGCCACCACCGAGATTCGCATGGGGGCCCGCGCCGGGTCGTCTGCCGCCGCCGACATGCCGACCGGGAAGCCCAGGCTGGCTCCGACCCCCCAGATGGCGGCGCCAATGAAGGCCACCGTCGTGTTCCCAAAAATGACTAGGACCGAGCCGGCGACGGCCGCCCCAAACATCAGGTAGAGCACCGGCAGGCGCCCGTAGCGATCCAGCAGCGCGGTGCCGGCAATTCGTCCGATCGTCATCGCGGTCAGGAACACTGCCAGCGCCAGGACGCCGGTTGCCTTCTGGACCCCGTGCCCATCAACAAAGGCCACCGCCATCCAGTCGTTGGCGGTCCCCTCGGTGAAGGCCGCTGCCAGCACCATCACCCCAATCATCAGGGTGCGTGGTTCCAGCCAGGCCGAGCGGGCCGGCTCGGTGCCGGGTTCGGAGCTCTGGGCGAGCGGGGGCCGGGATGGCAGGAAGGCGGAGGTAGCCCACCAGGCACCTCCGGCCGCAATTAGGCAGACAACTAGGAGGTGCCAGAGGACGGGCACTTTCAGGGCCACGATCGCTGCCCCCACCAGCGCCCCCAGCACCGTCCCGCCGCTGAACCCGGCGTGGAACCAGGGCATGATGGATTTTCCCTGGGCCTGCTCAACCTCGGTTCCTTCGAGGTTTTGGGCCACGTCCCAGACCCCGTTGCCAAAGCCCAGGAAGCACATTCCCGGCATCACCAGGAACATAGAGAGTTCAACGTGAACCGCCAGGGCCGCCGCCACCAGCCCGATCGTGGCCAGGACAATGCCGATCCGCCCGGCCCGGCGAGCCCCAACCGCATCGGTGATC
Proteins encoded:
- a CDS encoding MFS transporter; the encoded protein is MTSIARARNATLLMFACNGFMFASWMARLPDVKSILGLTPGQLGVMLLGTSAGALIGLPLAGRITDAVGARRAGRIGIVLATIGLVAAALAVHVELSMFLVMPGMCFLGFGNGVWDVAQNLEGTEVEQAQGKSIMPWFHAGFSGGTVLGALVGAAIVALKVPVLWHLLVVCLIAAGGAWWATSAFLPSRPPLAQSSEPGTEPARSAWLEPRTLMIGVMVLAAAFTEGTANDWMAVAFVDGHGVQKATGVLALAVFLTAMTIGRIAGTALLDRYGRLPVLYLMFGAAVAGSVLVIFGNTTVAFIGAAIWGVGASLGFPVGMSAAADDPARAPMRISVVATIGYMAFLAGPPVLGFLGDHFGILRGLLLVSLVSVLAMLAVPSARPLQKES